TGTCATCCATGAACGCCAGATTCGCATTCGAGTCGTAACCGAAATTTCGTCACGGGTCGCTCACTCGCCGCGGGGAAAGCGGTTACGTTCCTCGACCACGTTGAGATCCATATCATTGCGCATGAAGCGCCGGGCCGCATCGTGGGCGGGCTCAAAATCCCACGCGGTATGGCGCCCCTGGCGCAACGCCTGGTAGACGATGTGACGGCGGGCCTGGCTGTCCCGAACCTCGGCATCGAATTTCGCCAAGTCCCACCGCGACGCCACCAAATCGGCCAGCGCCGTGGCGGTTTCGGCATAGGCCGCTTCAGTGGCAAGGTTGGCCGTCTCGTGCGGGTCGGTCTCGAGGTCGAAGAGCTGCGGCGGATCGAGTTCACAATGGACGTATTTCCACCTGCCCTGGCGCAGCGCCACGAGCGGCCCATGGGACCCTTCGGCCGCGTATTCCATAACGACGGGCGCGGTGCGTTCTGCACCGGAGATCAGCGGCAGCAAACTCTCGCCGTCGATACCGGGCGCGATTTCGTCGAGCGCGACATCGGCCAAGTCCGCCAGAGTGGGCGCGATATCAAGCAACGACACCGGGTTGTCGACGCGGCGGGGTTCCAAACCGGGCGCCGAGATCATGAGCGGAATGCGTGCCGACCCCTCATAGAAGCACATCTTGAACCACAGGCCGCGCTCGCCCAGCATGTCGCCGTGGTCGGCGCAGACGACGATCGCGGTGTTGGCCGCTTGCCGAGTCGTCTCCAGCACGTCCAAGATCTGTCCGATCTTTTCGTCGAGGTAAGAGATGTTGGCGAAGTAGCCGCGACGCGCGCGTCGGATATCGTCGTCGGAAATGTCGAAGCGCTCGTGGTCGACCGCGTGCAGCAGGCGTCGGGCATGAGGGTCCTGGTCCTCGTCGGCCAGCGCCGGGACCTCGGGCTCGAGGTGGGCGCAATCGGCGTATAGGTCCCAAAACCGACGCCTGGCGACATACGGGTCGTGCGGATGGGTGAAGCTGACCGTCAGCAACCAGGGACGATCGTCAAGTCCCCGCGAAAGCTGATAGAGCCTTTGGATCGCAGCGCTCGCGACCTCATCGTCGAACTCGAGCTGGTTGGTGATCTCGGCGATTCCGGCGCCGGTGACGGAGCCAAGATTGTGGTACCACCAATCGATGCGCTCGCCGGCACGGCGATAGTCCGGGGTCCAACCGAAATCGGCGGGGTAGATGTCGGTCGTCAGGCGATCCTCGAAACCATGGAGCTGATCGGCACCGATGAAATGCATCTTTCCCGACAAGCAGGTTTGGTACCCGGCGCCGCGAAGATGGTGCGCGAAAGTCGGAATATCGGAGGCGAATTCGGCGGCATTGTCATAGACCCGCGTGCGACTGGGCAGCCGTCCGCTCATGAAACTGGCGCGTGCCGACGTACAGAGCGGCGACGCGGTATAAGCGTTGGTGAACCGCACGCAACGGTCGGCCAGCGTTTTCAGGTGAGGCACATGAAGCCAGTCGCAGGGACCGTCGGGAAAGAACGTCCCCGCCAATTGGTCGGCCATGAGAATGAGGATATTCGGACGTCGTCTCATTGGCGGCACTCCCGGCTGTGGAAATCTGAAATCGTCAATCGATGCCGTTGATTCCATGACTGCGATACACCGACTGCGCCTCGCAAGCAATTTCGTCCAATCGAGCGCCGGGTTGCCGACCGACATGCGGCCGGTCCGTCCGGACCGACCTCCGGTTCGGTGATCGCCGCGGAACTCTTGGTGGGCGGCCTGAAAAACGACTAGGATTGGCTCGGCAATGCCAATCGAATCAGGCCGAGATGGGGACAAGATGCGAGACTTCGTGTCGGCAGAATTGATCGACGGCGGATCGGCGGTCGCGCTGCGACACGGCGACGGCAGGCTGACGCGTTTCCATGCCGTCTGGCTGCGCTACAATGCCCTGGACGACGAGACCAGGGCGCCGCAGAACGGCCAGCGCCTGATTCGGATTTCGGATATCCCGGAGAACATCCGGCTGGCTTCGGCCGCGTTTACGGAAGGCGGTGATCTGACCCTCCGTTTCGAACCCGAAGGCAAGATAGTTTCCTTCGCGTCGGCCTGGTTGGCGGCGCATACCTACGATCCGGTAGCGAAGCGAAGCGCCGGCTGGCTGGCCCCTGAAATCGAAACCTGGGACCACGCGCTCGAGGGCACCCTTCCGGCCGCCGACTTCGAGACCGTCAGGAACGATCGCACGGTGCTTGGCGGATGGCTGACGGCGGTGCGGCGCTATGGGTTTGCCAGGATGTCCGGGGGGCCGGCCGAAAGCGGCGCGCTCCTGAAAATCGTCGACTTGTTCGGTTATGTCCGTGAAACAAATTACGGCAAGTGGTTCGAGGTTCGAACCGAAGTCAATCCGAGCAACCTCGCCTATACCGGCCTCGGTCTCCAAGCGCACACCGACAACCCCTATCGCGATCCAACGCCAACTTTGCAGATCCTCTATTGCCTGGAAAACTCGGCTGAAGGCGGCAACTCGATGCTGGTCGACGGATTTCGTGCTGCGCAGCGGCTGCGCGCCGAATCGGCGGACGGATTCGATTTGCTGTCGCGATATTGCGCGCGATTCGCGTATTCCGGTGCCGCCGGCGTGCGCTTGACGTCGCGACGCCCGATGATCGAACTGGCACCCGATGGCGAACTGATCGGAATTCGATTCAACAACAGGTCCTGCGCGCCGGTCACCGATGTGCCCTATGACAGAATGGCGGATTACTATGCCGCCTACCGCCGGTTCAGCGACATCATCGACGACCCACGGATGATGGTCGCCTTCAAACTCGAGCCGGGCGAGAGCTTCATCGTCGATAACACCCGGGTGCTGCACGCGCGCGAGGGCTATTCGGGCGCCGGGTCACGGTGGCTGCAGGGATGCTATGCGGACAAGGACGGGCTGCTGTCGACGCTTTCGGCCATCGCCGAGTCGCAGAAGGCTGACAACGCATGACGCCGTCGAGCCCCATCCAGGCAACGCCTGACACGATGGTCGCATTGATCGGCGATATATTCACCCGCCGTGGTGCCGGCTGCTATCTGGGCGAGCAGGTGACAATGGCCGAGCACATGCTGCAATGTGCGCGCCAAGCCGAGACAGCCGGTGCCGACGAGAGCATGATCGCCGCGGCGCTTCTCCATGACATCGGCCTGTTCGCAAACGACTTTCCACATGGCGCGACAGTCGGCGATGCGGAAATCCACCATGGCGAGGCTGGGGCCGTGGTGCTCGAGCCATTCTTTCCCGCCACCGTGACGGATTGTGTCCGCCATCATGTCGCGGCCAAGCGGTATCTCTGTGCCATCGACCCGGCCTATCGCAAATTGCTGTCGCCATCTTCGGTGCGTACCCTGGAACTTCAAGGGGGAGTCATGAGTGTCGAAGAGGCGGCGGCTTTCGCGACGCAGCCGCGGCTCGACGAAATCGTGAAAGTCCGCTTGTGGGACGATCGGGCAAAGGTTCCCGGCCTGGCTACGCCCGCCTTCAGTCACTATGCGCCGCTGCTGCAGCGCCTCGTGGATCGTGTGGCGGCGGAACCGTAGGGCAGGCTGTGGGCCTCGAGACGACCTGCATCGGTGCTTTTCCCAAGCCCGATTACGTGACCAAGGCCGGCTGGCGGGAGGACGGGCCCGGCGAGCGCAGCGAGGGTGGCGCGCGCGGCTTCGCCTATGTCGACAACCAGGTCGGCACCGCCGCGGTCGAACTGCTCGACCGGGCCACTGGCGAGGCGGTGCGCGACCAGGTTGCCTGCGGCATCGATATTCCGACCGACGGCGAACAGCGGCGGGAGAACTATATCTACTACCATTGCCACCATCTGAACGGGATCGATTTCACAGATTTGTCAACGAAAGTGCACCGGAGCGGGGCCGCAATCGCCGATCTGCCGACGGTCACCGGAAAGGTCGAACCGAAGGGCGGCCATTTCCTCGATCGGGATTTTCGGGTTGCCCAGGGCTTCACCGACAAGCCGCTGAAGATCACGGTCCCCGGGCCGATGACGATCATCGACACGATCGCCGACACTTATTACGGCGATGAAGCCGCATTGGCGCGCGACCTGGCCGGCGCCCTCAATTTCGAGATCCGTGCCCTGGCGGAGGCCGGCTGCCGATTCATTCAGATCGACGAACCGGTGTTCGCCCGCAACCCGGATGACGCGCTGCAATTCGGGATCGAGTGCCTTGAGCGGTGCTTCGACGGCGTCGGCGCTGAGGTCACCAAGGTCATGCACATGTGTTGCGGCTATCCCGGGCATCTCGACGATGAGGATTACGCCAAGGCCGACTCAGGCGCCTATCTGCGGCTCGCGGGCGCGCTCGACTCATCGCGTATCGACCAAGTTTCGATCGAGGACGCTCATAGATTCAACGATCTCGTACTCCTCGAAAGCTTTGACCAATCGACCGTTGTGTTCGGTGCCGTCGCGATTGCGACCAGTCGCGTCGAAGGGGCCGAGGACATCGCCCGGCGCCTCGCGCTTGCCCTCGAACATATCGACCGCGGCCGGTTGCTGGCGGCGCCCGACTGCGGCCTCCTCATGCTGGACCGGCCGCTCGCCATGGCCAAGCTGCGCAACCTTTGCGAAGCCGCGGCCTCGGTCTAGTCGCCACAATCGTCTTACCAGGCGGTGCTTCGTACCGAATAACCGCGTCGGCCGCGTAACGCCGGTTCAGGAATCGAGCGCCGAGACCCGGTAATCGGCTTTATCGAGCCATGCGCGATTGGGTTCCACACCCCAGCCTGGCGCATCGGGGATGGTCACTTTGCCGTCGGCGATGTCGTAGGGCGAGCGCTCGAACAGACCTTCCTGCCACGGGTAATAGTCCGGCCCTTCGATCGAGAACTCGACATATTGGCCGGCATTGGCGATGGCGCCCATCAGGTGCATGGTGAACAGCGTGACCATGGAAAGGTTGGCGCAGTGGGGCGTACAGGGAAGGCCCGTCTGCCCGGCCATTTCAACAACGCGCAGGGTCCGGGTCAGGCCACCGAGATAGCAAATATCCGGTTGGACGATATCCACGGCACGCATCTCGATCATGCGGCGCCAGATCGTCAGATCGCAGTCCTGCTCGCCGCCGCTAACATCCAGGTCCAAGGCGTCGGTAACTTGCTTGGTCTGAGCGAGCTCCCAGTAGGGACAAGGCTCTTCGAAATGGCCGACGCCGTGGTCCTCGAGCAGGCGTCCGACGGCGATGGCCCGCTGCGGCGAATAGCCGCTGTTGGCGTCGACCAGCAAATCGACATCGTCGCCGAGGGCGGAGCGAACCGCAGGAACGATCGCTTCGGTTCGGCCGGGCCATTCATCCACGTCGTGGCCGCATTCGGAGGCGACGCGGAACTTGAAAGCGTCATAGCCGAACTCGTCGCGCAGGCGGGCCAGGCGGGCCGATTCATTCTCCGGCGTGATGTCACGCTTCATCGATGATGCATACACTCTCAACGGTCTAGGTTCGCCACCGATCAATCGGCACACGCTTTGGCCTTCGCGCCGGCCCCTGAGGTCCCACAGGGCGGTGTCGAGACCGGCGAGCGCTCGCCGCAGATAGGAGCCGGGGAATTTGTGCTCACGCTCGGGAATCATATCGACCAGGCTGTCGATGTCGTCGGCATCGGCGCCGAGCGCCCACGGTGCGATTTGGCGATGAAAGACCAAGGCCGTGATGTCGGCATTGTATGTCGAGACTTGTCCCCAACCGTATTGGCCGTCGTCTGTGTGGGCGCGGACAAATGCGACGAATTGGTTCGCGAAGGTCTCGAGTTTCACGATGTTCATCGAAGAGATTTGCCGGTCGGGTGCTCAACAAAGGGGTACGGAATAAATGATACTGCCAGGTCCATTCGAGATTCCCTATGCCGATTGGTAGTCGCCGATCAAGCTTGAAAACGCGCGGCCGACCAGGGTCGAACGGCCGGCGTGAATTCAGCGAGGTGCTGAAATGCGACCGTTCCGGTGGTCGCATTTGGGAAAGAATAGGTCGTTTTTGTCCAGGCTAGCTTTCCCGCTCGAACCGGTATCATGTCTGAATGTTTTGCCCTATTGACGCTTCAATTGGGCCGCAACAGGCTTT
This Alphaproteobacteria bacterium DNA region includes the following protein-coding sequences:
- the betC gene encoding choline-sulfatase gives rise to the protein MRRRPNILILMADQLAGTFFPDGPCDWLHVPHLKTLADRCVRFTNAYTASPLCTSARASFMSGRLPSRTRVYDNAAEFASDIPTFAHHLRGAGYQTCLSGKMHFIGADQLHGFEDRLTTDIYPADFGWTPDYRRAGERIDWWYHNLGSVTGAGIAEITNQLEFDDEVASAAIQRLYQLSRGLDDRPWLLTVSFTHPHDPYVARRRFWDLYADCAHLEPEVPALADEDQDPHARRLLHAVDHERFDISDDDIRRARRGYFANISYLDEKIGQILDVLETTRQAANTAIVVCADHGDMLGERGLWFKMCFYEGSARIPLMISAPGLEPRRVDNPVSLLDIAPTLADLADVALDEIAPGIDGESLLPLISGAERTAPVVMEYAAEGSHGPLVALRQGRWKYVHCELDPPQLFDLETDPHETANLATEAAYAETATALADLVASRWDLAKFDAEVRDSQARRHIVYQALRQGRHTAWDFEPAHDAARRFMRNDMDLNVVEERNRFPRGE
- a CDS encoding gamma-butyrobetaine dioxygenase; its protein translation is MRDFVSAELIDGGSAVALRHGDGRLTRFHAVWLRYNALDDETRAPQNGQRLIRISDIPENIRLASAAFTEGGDLTLRFEPEGKIVSFASAWLAAHTYDPVAKRSAGWLAPEIETWDHALEGTLPAADFETVRNDRTVLGGWLTAVRRYGFARMSGGPAESGALLKIVDLFGYVRETNYGKWFEVRTEVNPSNLAYTGLGLQAHTDNPYRDPTPTLQILYCLENSAEGGNSMLVDGFRAAQRLRAESADGFDLLSRYCARFAYSGAAGVRLTSRRPMIELAPDGELIGIRFNNRSCAPVTDVPYDRMADYYAAYRRFSDIIDDPRMMVAFKLEPGESFIVDNTRVLHAREGYSGAGSRWLQGCYADKDGLLSTLSAIAESQKADNA
- a CDS encoding HD domain-containing protein; translation: MTPSSPIQATPDTMVALIGDIFTRRGAGCYLGEQVTMAEHMLQCARQAETAGADESMIAAALLHDIGLFANDFPHGATVGDAEIHHGEAGAVVLEPFFPATVTDCVRHHVAAKRYLCAIDPAYRKLLSPSSVRTLELQGGVMSVEEAAAFATQPRLDEIVKVRLWDDRAKVPGLATPAFSHYAPLLQRLVDRVAAEP
- a CDS encoding cobalamin-independent methionine synthase II family protein; amino-acid sequence: MGLETTCIGAFPKPDYVTKAGWREDGPGERSEGGARGFAYVDNQVGTAAVELLDRATGEAVRDQVACGIDIPTDGEQRRENYIYYHCHHLNGIDFTDLSTKVHRSGAAIADLPTVTGKVEPKGGHFLDRDFRVAQGFTDKPLKITVPGPMTIIDTIADTYYGDEAALARDLAGALNFEIRALAEAGCRFIQIDEPVFARNPDDALQFGIECLERCFDGVGAEVTKVMHMCCGYPGHLDDEDYAKADSGAYLRLAGALDSSRIDQVSIEDAHRFNDLVLLESFDQSTVVFGAVAIATSRVEGAEDIARRLALALEHIDRGRLLAAPDCGLLMLDRPLAMAKLRNLCEAAASV
- a CDS encoding mandelate racemase/muconate lactonizing enzyme family protein produces the protein MNIVKLETFANQFVAFVRAHTDDGQYGWGQVSTYNADITALVFHRQIAPWALGADADDIDSLVDMIPEREHKFPGSYLRRALAGLDTALWDLRGRREGQSVCRLIGGEPRPLRVYASSMKRDITPENESARLARLRDEFGYDAFKFRVASECGHDVDEWPGRTEAIVPAVRSALGDDVDLLVDANSGYSPQRAIAVGRLLEDHGVGHFEEPCPYWELAQTKQVTDALDLDVSGGEQDCDLTIWRRMIEMRAVDIVQPDICYLGGLTRTLRVVEMAGQTGLPCTPHCANLSMVTLFTMHLMGAIANAGQYVEFSIEGPDYYPWQEGLFERSPYDIADGKVTIPDAPGWGVEPNRAWLDKADYRVSALDS